The following are encoded in a window of bacterium genomic DNA:
- a CDS encoding succinate dehydrogenase cytochrome b subunit yields MSLLRSNVGRKVLMAVSGFFLLGFVIVHLVGNSTIFVGSGWINAYAQHLHDLGPFVWVFRAFMLLMISVHILFGVILTLENWGANPGKYAVSKKLKITFASKTMIWTGLLLLSFIVGHLLQFTVRITPDIVLATDEVGRFDVFTMVVSSLRITAVSALYIFSMVVLFLHTSHGIQSFFQTLGINNDRTLPKFNLMGKFIAGVFLLGFGAIPFLILTGILAK; encoded by the coding sequence ATGTCATTGCTCAGGAGTAACGTTGGCAGAAAGGTGCTGATGGCGGTGAGCGGGTTTTTCCTGCTCGGCTTCGTAATCGTTCATCTCGTCGGGAATTCCACGATCTTCGTGGGTTCGGGCTGGATAAACGCGTATGCGCAGCATCTCCACGACCTGGGTCCCTTCGTGTGGGTTTTCAGGGCGTTCATGTTGCTCATGATCAGCGTCCACATCCTCTTTGGCGTCATCCTGACCCTGGAGAACTGGGGCGCTAATCCGGGGAAATACGCCGTGTCCAAAAAGCTCAAGATCACCTTCGCCAGCAAGACCATGATCTGGACCGGGCTTTTGCTGCTTTCCTTTATCGTGGGTCATCTGCTTCAATTTACCGTTCGCATTACTCCCGATATCGTTCTTGCTACTGATGAAGTGGGGCGCTTTGACGTCTTCACCATGGTGGTCAGCAGTCTGCGCATAACGGCGGTGTCCGCGCTGTACATTTTTTCCATGGTTGTCCTTTTCCTTCACACGAGCCACGGTATCCAGAGCTTTTTCCAGACTCTGGGGATAAACAACGATAGGACATTGCCGAAGTTCAACCTGATGGGAAAATTCATCGCGGGTGTATTCCTTCTTGGTTTCGGGGCGATCCCGTTCCTCATCCTAACCGGCATCCTGGCCAAATAG
- a CDS encoding 2-oxoacid:acceptor oxidoreductase family protein, giving the protein MAERYEVRLSGSGGQGLVLGGVILAEAIALFEGKNAVQTQSYGPEARGGASKSEVIISDGDIDYPKATEIDLLLCLTQESCDKYSPDLKQGGVLLIDSRMVTKLPEGDYKVYHLPIIDTAKEKVGKVFVANIVALGAIAAILESVSFENVEKAVLSRVPKGTENLNRRALLLGSELVTGLQS; this is encoded by the coding sequence ATGGCTGAAAGGTATGAAGTGAGGCTCAGCGGCTCAGGAGGCCAGGGGCTTGTCCTTGGGGGAGTCATCCTTGCCGAAGCTATAGCGCTGTTTGAAGGAAAAAACGCTGTCCAGACCCAATCCTATGGCCCTGAGGCCAGGGGCGGCGCCAGCAAGTCGGAGGTTATTATCTCCGACGGCGATATCGACTATCCCAAGGCTACCGAGATCGATCTGCTTCTCTGTCTTACGCAGGAGTCCTGCGATAAATATTCCCCCGACCTGAAGCAGGGAGGTGTTCTTCTCATTGACTCGAGGATGGTCACCAAGCTGCCAGAAGGGGATTACAAGGTTTACCACCTGCCTATTATCGATACAGCCAAGGAAAAAGTAGGCAAGGTGTTCGTTGCCAATATCGTTGCTCTGGGTGCCATCGCCGCGATCCTTGAGAGCGTGTCCTTTGAAAATGTTGAAAAAGCTGTTTTGAGCAGAGTGCCCAAAGGTACCGAGAACCTCAACCGGAGGGCTCTCCTGCTGGGCAGCGAACTGGTCACTGGGCTCCAGAGTTGA
- a CDS encoding succinate dehydrogenase/fumarate reductase iron-sulfur subunit, whose amino-acid sequence MSPSNNDHRTMTLKLIVWRQKGPNEPGRFETYLAREITEHHSFLEMLDVVNEDLIKEGKEPIVYDHDCREGICGTCSQVINGLPHGGQTRTTVCQLHMRKFKDGDTIYIEPWRAKAFPILKDLVVDRGALDKIIQAGGYTSVRTGAAADGNSILISKEKADYAMDAAECIGCGACVAACPNGAAMLFTGAKVSQLAELPQGKVEAVERVNSMLGAMQECGFGNCTNHYECQAACPKGIDVKFIARLNREYLKALVF is encoded by the coding sequence ATGAGCCCATCCAATAATGATCACAGGACGATGACCCTGAAGTTGATCGTCTGGCGCCAGAAGGGGCCCAACGAGCCGGGCCGCTTTGAGACCTACCTTGCCAGGGAGATCACCGAACACCATTCTTTCCTGGAGATGCTCGATGTTGTGAACGAGGACCTTATCAAGGAGGGGAAGGAGCCTATCGTATACGACCACGACTGCAGGGAGGGTATTTGCGGAACCTGCTCCCAGGTCATCAACGGACTTCCCCATGGCGGACAGACACGGACCACCGTGTGCCAACTGCACATGCGCAAGTTCAAGGATGGGGACACCATTTATATAGAGCCGTGGCGGGCCAAAGCCTTCCCCATCCTCAAGGACCTCGTGGTGGACCGGGGCGCCCTGGACAAGATCATCCAGGCTGGCGGTTATACCTCAGTGCGCACCGGGGCTGCGGCTGACGGTAATTCCATCCTCATTTCCAAGGAAAAGGCCGATTATGCCATGGATGCTGCCGAGTGTATTGGATGCGGCGCATGTGTTGCCGCCTGCCCCAACGGGGCAGCCATGCTCTTTACGGGGGCCAAGGTGTCCCAGTTGGCCGAACTGCCCCAGGGCAAGGTTGAGGCAGTTGAGCGTGTGAACAGCATGCTTGGGGCCATGCAGGAGTGCGGTTTCGGCAACTGCACAAACCACTACGAGTGCCAGGCGGCGTGCCCGAAAGGGATCGACGTGAAGTTTATCGCCAGGCTGAACAGGGAGTATTTGAAGGCGTTGGTGTTTTAA
- a CDS encoding fumarate reductase/succinate dehydrogenase flavoprotein subunit, with the protein MILDGKSPTGPIENTWDKHRFDMKLVNPSNKRKYKVLVVGTGLAGASAAASLGELGYNVETFCYQDSPRRAHSIAAQGGINAAKNYPNDGDSIRRLFYDTVKGGDFRAREADVWRLAQVSNNIIDQCAAQGVPFARDYGGYLDNRSFGGAQVSRTFYARGLTGQQLLLGAYSALSRQIKLGTVKLYPRTEMLDLILVDGEAKGITIRDLVTGKIRTHVGDAVVLCTGGYINVYNLSTNARGCSATAIWKACKKGAYMANPCYTQIHPTCIPQAGDYQSKLTLMSESLRNDGRIWVPRKQNETRSANEIPEEDRDYYLERKYPSFGNLAPRDISSRAAKEQCDDGRGVGPGGRGVYLDFRDSIKRLSEDVIRERYGNLFEMYERITDEDGYKVPMRIYPAPHYAMGGLWVDYNCMSNLPGLFVLGEANFSVHGANRLGASALMQGLADGYFVIPYTIADYLAQTTPGMLKEDAAECKASMDEVGGSVEKLLSIGGKRTPAEFMRELGAIMWEYAGMARSAESLGQAIEKIPVLREEFWEDLKVSGTGSELNQQLENAGRVADFLEFGEMLCRDALNRDESCGAHFRVEHQTGEGEAERDDENFSYSAAWEYKGNSNEPELHKEPLTFENIHYAVRSYK; encoded by the coding sequence GTGATACTCGACGGAAAAAGTCCAACCGGACCCATTGAAAACACCTGGGACAAGCACCGTTTCGACATGAAGCTGGTTAACCCCTCCAACAAGCGCAAATATAAGGTACTGGTCGTCGGTACCGGCCTTGCCGGGGCTTCGGCTGCCGCCAGCCTCGGGGAGTTGGGGTACAACGTGGAGACGTTCTGCTACCAGGATTCGCCCCGCCGGGCCCATTCCATCGCAGCCCAGGGTGGGATCAACGCCGCCAAGAACTATCCCAACGACGGCGACAGCATCCGGAGGCTTTTTTACGATACGGTTAAGGGCGGCGATTTCAGGGCCCGTGAGGCCGACGTGTGGCGTCTTGCGCAGGTGAGCAACAACATCATCGACCAGTGCGCGGCCCAGGGTGTGCCCTTCGCCCGGGACTACGGCGGGTACCTGGATAACCGATCTTTCGGCGGCGCCCAGGTTTCTCGAACCTTTTACGCCCGCGGTCTTACGGGACAGCAGCTTCTCCTCGGTGCCTACTCGGCCCTTTCTCGACAGATCAAGCTGGGGACGGTCAAGCTTTACCCCCGCACCGAGATGCTCGACCTTATCCTCGTGGATGGGGAAGCCAAGGGGATCACCATCCGTGACCTTGTAACAGGTAAGATACGCACCCATGTGGGGGACGCCGTGGTTCTTTGTACAGGCGGATACATCAACGTGTACAACCTGTCTACCAACGCCAGGGGCTGCAGTGCCACCGCAATCTGGAAAGCATGCAAAAAAGGCGCTTACATGGCCAACCCCTGTTACACACAGATCCACCCCACCTGTATTCCCCAGGCAGGGGATTACCAGTCCAAGCTGACCCTCATGTCAGAGTCCCTCCGCAACGACGGCCGGATATGGGTCCCCAGGAAACAGAATGAAACCCGTTCGGCCAACGAGATCCCTGAGGAAGACCGCGATTATTATCTTGAGAGGAAATACCCCTCTTTCGGTAACCTCGCTCCCCGTGATATCTCTTCCAGGGCCGCCAAGGAGCAGTGCGATGATGGGCGGGGCGTGGGGCCTGGAGGGCGCGGGGTCTACCTCGACTTCAGAGACTCAATCAAACGTCTGAGCGAGGATGTGATCCGTGAACGGTACGGCAATCTTTTCGAAATGTACGAGAGGATCACCGACGAGGACGGCTATAAAGTACCCATGCGCATTTACCCGGCTCCCCACTATGCTATGGGCGGTCTGTGGGTGGACTACAACTGCATGAGCAACCTTCCCGGGCTGTTCGTTCTGGGCGAGGCCAACTTCTCTGTCCACGGAGCCAACCGGCTCGGGGCCAGCGCCCTGATGCAGGGGCTTGCCGACGGCTATTTCGTCATTCCCTACACCATCGCTGACTACCTGGCCCAGACGACACCCGGCATGCTCAAAGAGGATGCTGCCGAGTGCAAGGCATCCATGGACGAGGTCGGGGGTAGTGTGGAAAAGCTCCTGTCAATAGGCGGAAAAAGGACACCGGCAGAGTTCATGCGGGAACTTGGTGCCATCATGTGGGAATACGCGGGAATGGCGCGCAGCGCTGAGAGCCTCGGCCAGGCCATCGAAAAGATCCCGGTTCTGCGCGAGGAGTTCTGGGAGGACCTCAAGGTTTCCGGGACCGGTTCTGAATTGAACCAGCAATTGGAAAACGCCGGCCGGGTCGCTGATTTTCTTGAGTTCGGCGAGATGCTATGTCGCGATGCGCTGAACCGCGATGAATCGTGCGGGGCTCACTTCAGAGTCGAGCACCAGACGGGGGAAGGGGAGGCCGAGCGTGACGACGAGAACTTCAGCTACTCGGCGGCATGGGAGTATAAGGGTAACAGCAATGAACCCGAACTCCACAAGGAGCCTCTCACGTTCGAAAATATTCACTACGCAGTAAGGAGTTACAAATAA
- a CDS encoding 2-oxoacid:acceptor oxidoreductase subunit alpha: MSGKEVFYQGNEACAEGALYAGCRFFGGYPITPSTEVAELLSRRLPKVGGAFIQMEDEIAAMASIIGASLVGKKSLTATSGPGMSLKLENLGFACITEVPCVILNVMRGGPSTGLPTGPSQSDVMQAKWGTHGDHPAIVLTPASVQEIFNETVRAFNISERLRTPVILLTDEIIGHMREKIVIPEKGELEIWDRPRPDCPPEEYLPYDTSKGIVPPMADFGSGYRFHVTGLNHDASGFPTNKPSLVEPEEERLMAKVTENLDMIEKYEYFQKDGAKVGVMAFGSSARSAKAAIKQAQEEGIPVDLLRPVTLWPYPEGPTIEMAGRVDTIVVPEMNLGQMINEVQRCIEGRAKVVGVNRVDGDPITPENILQKIREVV; encoded by the coding sequence ATGAGTGGTAAAGAAGTTTTCTATCAGGGGAACGAGGCGTGCGCCGAGGGTGCGCTTTATGCCGGATGCCGATTTTTCGGTGGATATCCCATAACCCCTTCCACTGAAGTGGCAGAACTGCTGTCCCGTCGCCTTCCCAAGGTCGGGGGAGCTTTCATTCAGATGGAGGATGAGATCGCTGCCATGGCCTCCATCATCGGGGCGTCCCTCGTGGGCAAAAAGAGCCTGACCGCCACCAGCGGACCGGGGATGTCGCTCAAATTGGAGAACCTGGGATTCGCGTGCATCACCGAAGTCCCCTGCGTCATCCTCAATGTCATGAGAGGAGGCCCCAGCACCGGCCTGCCCACTGGCCCAAGCCAATCTGACGTCATGCAGGCTAAATGGGGCACCCATGGGGACCACCCGGCCATCGTCCTTACTCCCGCCTCCGTGCAGGAGATCTTCAACGAGACAGTGAGGGCTTTCAACATCTCCGAACGGCTCCGCACCCCCGTTATTCTCCTGACGGATGAGATTATCGGACACATGAGGGAGAAGATCGTCATACCGGAAAAGGGGGAACTGGAGATCTGGGACAGGCCCAGGCCTGACTGCCCCCCGGAGGAATATCTCCCTTACGACACGAGCAAGGGCATTGTGCCGCCCATGGCTGATTTCGGAAGCGGGTACAGGTTCCATGTCACAGGCCTTAACCACGACGCGTCAGGGTTTCCAACGAACAAGCCTTCCCTCGTGGAACCTGAAGAGGAAAGGCTCATGGCCAAGGTGACGGAAAACCTTGATATGATCGAAAAGTATGAATATTTCCAGAAAGACGGAGCCAAGGTGGGCGTCATGGCCTTCGGTTCCAGCGCGAGGTCTGCCAAGGCCGCCATCAAACAGGCTCAGGAGGAAGGGATTCCTGTGGATTTGCTGAGACCTGTCACCCTCTGGCCCTATCCCGAAGGACCGACCATCGAGATGGCTGGGCGGGTGGACACCATCGTGGTACCGGAAATGAACCTGGGACAGATGATCAACGAGGTCCAGCGATGCATCGAGGGTCGGGCGAAGGTTGTTGGAGTCAACAGAGTGGATGGTGATCCCATAACACCGGAGAACATCCTCCAGAAGATCAGGGAGGTGGTGTAA
- a CDS encoding 4Fe-4S dicluster domain-containing protein yields MSAVKALKEERVVAEHEGRQITIIPRYCKGCEICVKLCPQSVLDLKDFKVHVARIQDCNECMLCEIRCPDFAIEVMGKGKKGKN; encoded by the coding sequence ATGAGTGCTGTTAAGGCCCTGAAGGAGGAAAGGGTGGTCGCCGAGCATGAAGGAAGGCAGATCACTATTATCCCTCGTTACTGCAAGGGATGCGAGATATGTGTAAAGCTGTGTCCCCAATCCGTACTGGATCTCAAGGATTTCAAGGTTCACGTTGCCCGTATCCAGGACTGCAACGAGTGCATGCTCTGTGAGATCAGATGTCCTGATTTCGCCATTGAGGTCATGGGCAAAGGCAAAAAGGGGAAAAACTGA
- a CDS encoding 2-oxoacid:ferredoxin oxidoreductase subunit beta, translating to MAFNYDQYMRPGKLPHIWCPGCAHGTVMKAIIRAIDRVGLEKDRTVIVSGIGCASRMPGYVDFNTLHTTHGRSLAFATGVKMADPSLNVICVAGDGDSLAIGGNHFIHACRRNIDITMIVFNNNIYGMTGGQFSPTTPHGRLASTTPYGNPDYAFDVAELSMGAGATYVSRGTVYHAVPLERQIADGITHNGFSVIDALCTCPTTYGRRNKLGSPIDMILWFKDNTVGIKAAQKLSPEEMEGKILTGVFRNDIKPEYCEEYQKIVEMAQGG from the coding sequence ATGGCCTTTAATTATGATCAGTATATGCGCCCCGGGAAGCTGCCCCACATCTGGTGCCCGGGTTGCGCCCACGGCACCGTTATGAAAGCAATCATCAGGGCCATCGACAGGGTGGGTCTTGAAAAGGACAGAACAGTTATTGTCTCAGGCATTGGCTGCGCTTCACGTATGCCGGGATATGTGGATTTCAACACCCTGCACACGACCCACGGTCGCTCCCTGGCTTTTGCGACCGGGGTAAAAATGGCCGATCCAAGCCTCAACGTCATTTGTGTGGCGGGGGATGGTGACTCCCTGGCCATAGGCGGCAACCACTTTATCCACGCGTGCCGCAGGAATATCGATATCACCATGATCGTTTTCAACAACAATATTTACGGGATGACGGGGGGCCAGTTCTCCCCCACGACGCCCCATGGCAGACTTGCCAGCACGACCCCCTACGGCAACCCGGACTACGCTTTCGATGTGGCGGAGTTGAGCATGGGTGCAGGTGCGACCTATGTATCGAGGGGCACGGTCTACCACGCCGTTCCCCTGGAGAGGCAGATCGCCGACGGGATCACTCACAATGGATTTTCTGTAATAGACGCTCTATGCACCTGTCCTACAACCTACGGCAGGAGGAACAAGCTTGGGTCTCCCATTGACATGATCCTTTGGTTTAAGGACAACACCGTCGGGATCAAGGCTGCCCAGAAGCTTTCACCGGAAGAGATGGAAGGGAAAATCCTCACAGGGGTGTTCCGGAATGACATCAAACCGGAGTACTGTGAAGAATATCAGAAGATCGTCGAAATGGCCCAGGGAGGATAA